The Actinomycetota bacterium genome segment CGTCATCCGACGGGTTGTACGCCTGCAGGCGCGGGCTCCATGGGATGGTCACCTGTGTAGCGCGGCCGGCCGGGCTCATGGCCTGAGCCTACGCCCGCAGGGCTGCACTACGGAGGGCCCGAGGGAGCGCCCTACGGCGCCCCCACCGACACCTCGAAGGTCACGGTGTCCGACGCGGTGTCCTTGCCCGGCGCGAACTCCTCGAACACCAGGGTGCCCGAGCCCTCGCCGCTCGCGCGGTAGGCGAAGATGTGCGCGCCGGGCGACCCCGGGGCGTCGCCCTCGGTCTCGACGTCCTCGTCGATCAGCTCGATCAGCGACGCCGCCGTGCCGCCGGTTTGCTTCCACTCATACCCGGTGCTGGGCGACTGGCTCAGCTCCACGGCGAAGATTGCGCCCAGGGTCTCGTTGATCACCGTGCCGGAGTCGGGCCGGTAGATGCTGGCGCTCTCGGTGGCCCCGTTGGCCTCGGTCACCGTTGCGGTGCTGGCGTCGTCCACGGCCGTTGACGTGGCCGCGGTGTTGGCGCCCGTGGTGGCCGCCTGTGAGTCGCCGCCGCAGCCCGCCAGGGCACCGGCGCCGAGGGCGGCCACGCCAAGCGCGGCCGCGATGCGAATGCTGATGGAGGAGTTCATGCGCCCATGCTGCCAGCCCGACCCGACGCGCCGCCTCGCTGTATCAGCCCCCGCCCGGACCCCCCACCAGCGGCAGCAGCACCGGCGCGAGCGATCCGTAGCGGTCGATCTCGCAGCCGTTGGTGCGCGTGAGGGTGGTGTCCACGGGCTGGCCGGCCCAGCGGCCGTACAGCACGATCTGCTCAGGCCCGCCGTATTGCTGGCTGCACACCTGGTCGGCGGGCACGGGGTCGAACGCCGCCGTGAGCGACTCGATCTGCTCGCAGGCTGACGCGGCCGCGCTGCCGGTGGCCGGGCACACGAGGTCGGCCTGGCGGGGCTTCACCCCGGGCTCGGGGATGTACGTGATCTGCAGGTTGCCGGTGCCGGGGTCACCCGTGGCGCCCCCCGATGCCGCGTCATCCCCGCACCCCTGCGCCACCAGCACGCCCGTGCCCAGCGCCAGCAGTGCAATGGTGGCGGCGAGGCAGCGCACGGCTAGCTCACCACTCTCACGTCGAAGCTCCTGATGGAGATCGGCGCGCTCTCCCAGGGCCGCTTGTATTCGTACTTGAGCGCTACCTGCCCCTGCTTCACGGCGGCATAGGTGAACTCGCGTACCACCTGCGGGGCGGGTCCGCCCTCCCCCTGGGTCACGCGCACGCCCCGGAAGTTGCCGACGGGCTCCACGATGCCGGCGCCGTCCGATCCGTCGGCGAGGTCCCACACGTAGCCCGTGGACGGCTGCTCGACGAGCACGATCATGAATGTCGTCCCCACCCTCGCCACCACCCTCTGGCCCGTGGTGTACCGCGGCACCGGCGCCGCCGCGTTGCGCGCCGCCGTGGTCGTGGCGGCCGCGGTGGTGCCGGCGGAGTCACTCCCACAGCCAGCCACCACCATGCCCGCTGCGGGCAGCATGACCAGGGCGCTGATGACGACGGCTCGTCGGGCATGCCGCACGGTCACGTGCCTAGCCGGCCACCGTCACGTCGAACGACTCGGTGTTGTCGGGCTTGGTGGAACCGGGTGGAAGCAGCTCGAAGGTGAGCGTTCCCGACCCGGCCTTCGCGGTGTCGTAGGTGAAGTTACGCACGCCTGAGGACCCGGCGAGGTCGGGGTTGTCGGCCACGAAGGCGTCGTCGAACAGGTCCACGTAGATGCCCGCGGCCGTGCCGCCCGAGGGCTTCCACTCATACCCGGTGCCGGCGGTCTCGGGCAGGGAGATCACGAACTTCGACCCCAGCGCCACACTCACCGCGGTGTCGCCCGAGGTGAAGGTCTCCACGCCATCCGGCGCGGTGCTGGCGGCGTTGTTCACCTGCTCGGCCCCGCACCCGGCCAGCACCAGCCCGCCGCCGGTGAGCACCAGCGCACTCGCTACCAGCGCCAGGGCGCGCCTGCCGCCGCTCATCGTCAGGGTGCTCATTTGATCTTCACCTCGAAGGTCACGGTCTCGTCGGGCTCGGTGGCGCCCGGC includes the following:
- a CDS encoding protease inhibitor I42 family protein, giving the protein MNSSISIRIAAALGVAALGAGALAGCGGDSQAATTGANTAATSTAVDDASTATVTEANGATESASIYRPDSGTVINETLGAIFAVELSQSPSTGYEWKQTGGTAASLIELIDEDVETEGDAPGSPGAHIFAYRASGEGSGTLVFEEFAPGKDTASDTVTFEVSVGAP
- a CDS encoding protease inhibitor I42 family protein, which gives rise to MTVRHARRAVVISALVMLPAAGMVVAGCGSDSAGTTAAATTTAARNAAAPVPRYTTGQRVVARVGTTFMIVLVEQPSTGYVWDLADGSDGAGIVEPVGNFRGVRVTQGEGGPAPQVVREFTYAAVKQGQVALKYEYKRPWESAPISIRSFDVRVVS
- a CDS encoding protease inhibitor I42 family protein, whose amino-acid sequence is MSTLTMSGGRRALALVASALVLTGGGLVLAGCGAEQVNNAASTAPDGVETFTSGDTAVSVALGSKFVISLPETAGTGYEWKPSGGTAAGIYVDLFDDAFVADNPDLAGSSGVRNFTYDTAKAGSGTLTFELLPPGSTKPDNTESFDVTVAG